The Kineothrix sp. MB12-C1 genome includes a window with the following:
- the rplS gene encoding 50S ribosomal protein L19 encodes MNNIIREIEAEQLKESVSEFHVGDTVRVYGKIKEGNRERIQIFEGTVMKMQGGSNRATFTVRKNSNGIGVEKTWPLHSPNVEKVEVVRRGKVRRAKLNYLRGRIGKKAKVKELVK; translated from the coding sequence ATGAACAATATTATTAGAGAAATCGAAGCAGAACAGTTAAAAGAATCCGTATCTGAATTCCATGTTGGCGATACTGTCAGAGTATACGGTAAAATTAAAGAGGGTAACAGAGAGAGAATTCAGATTTTCGAAGGTACCGTTATGAAGATGCAGGGCGGAAGCAACAGAGCTACTTTCACTGTAAGAAAGAATTCCAACGGCATTGGCGTGGAAAAGACATGGCCTTTACATTCTCCTAACGTAGAAAAGGTAGAAGTAGTAAGAAGAGGTAAAGTAAGAAGAGCTAAGTTGAACTACTTAAGAGGCCGTATCGGTAAGAAGGCGAAAGTAAAAGAGTTAGTAAAATAA
- the lepB gene encoding signal peptidase I, with the protein MRRSKGLSFYEKKKRISVHMVREVFGMVFGTFAAVLLAFVLVFSAGMRTNVIGVSMEPTLYNGQQILINRFGYKLTSPKKGDVIVFLPNGNQNAHYYIKRVVALPGEKVQIIDGKLYVDGIAEDDESYDKMEEAGIAENEIVLKNDEYFVLGDNRNISEDSRSGNIGPVNKDTIYGKAWFHMSIGDEGMGLIQ; encoded by the coding sequence ATGAGAAGAAGCAAAGGCCTTAGCTTTTATGAGAAAAAGAAAAGAATCAGCGTACATATGGTAAGGGAAGTGTTCGGTATGGTGTTTGGAACCTTCGCTGCTGTACTTTTAGCCTTTGTCCTCGTGTTTAGCGCAGGAATGAGAACCAATGTCATCGGTGTATCTATGGAGCCGACATTATATAATGGACAGCAGATATTGATTAATCGATTCGGCTATAAGCTGACATCTCCGAAGAAAGGCGATGTCATTGTATTTTTGCCAAACGGCAATCAAAATGCTCATTATTACATTAAAAGGGTAGTAGCTTTGCCGGGAGAAAAGGTACAGATTATCGATGGTAAGCTGTACGTGGACGGAATTGCTGAGGATGATGAAAGCTACGATAAGATGGAAGAAGCCGGAATTGCAGAAAATGAAATTGTTCTTAAAAACGATGAATATTTTGTTCTTGGCGATAATCGAAATATTAGTGAGGACAGCCGTTCAGGAAATATCGGCCCTGTGAATAAAGATACCATTTATGGGAAAGCATGGTTTCATATGAGTATCGGGGATGAAGGAATGGGACTAATACAATAA
- the ylqF gene encoding ribosome biogenesis GTPase YlqF codes for MNYQWYPGHMTKAKRMMQEDIKLIDLVIELVDARIPLSSRNPDIDELGKNKARLILLNKSDLADSKYNKLWAEYFKKKGFHVLEINSKSGAGIKAIHGVVQEACKEKIERDRKRGIINRPVRAMVVGIPNVGKSTFINTFAGKACTKTGNKPGVTKGKQWIRLNKGIELLDTPGILWPKFEDQSVGMKLAFIGSINDEILHIDELVFDLMRFLQDNYENVLEKRYEVEADEDVVRMLEKICVSRHCYLKGEELDLQRAAAIVVDDFRSGRLGKITLEFPE; via the coding sequence ATGAATTACCAATGGTATCCTGGTCATATGACCAAGGCAAAACGAATGATGCAAGAAGATATTAAGTTGATCGATCTGGTGATTGAGCTGGTAGATGCGAGAATACCGCTTAGCAGCCGCAATCCCGACATCGATGAACTGGGGAAGAATAAGGCCCGATTAATTCTTTTGAATAAATCGGACTTGGCAGATTCCAAATATAATAAGCTCTGGGCTGAATATTTTAAGAAAAAGGGCTTCCATGTATTGGAGATTAATTCAAAGAGCGGTGCAGGTATTAAGGCAATACATGGAGTGGTTCAAGAAGCATGTAAGGAAAAGATTGAGCGGGATAGGAAAAGAGGGATTATTAACCGTCCGGTCCGGGCAATGGTAGTTGGAATTCCGAATGTGGGTAAGTCTACCTTTATTAATACATTTGCCGGAAAAGCTTGTACTAAGACAGGAAACAAACCGGGAGTTACGAAAGGGAAGCAATGGATTCGCCTGAATAAAGGAATAGAGCTTCTCGATACACCGGGAATCCTCTGGCCGAAGTTCGAAGATCAAAGCGTAGGTATGAAATTAGCTTTTATCGGTTCCATTAATGATGAGATTCTTCATATCGATGAGTTGGTTTTTGATTTGATGCGTTTCTTGCAGGATAATTACGAGAATGTATTGGAAAAGCGCTATGAAGTGGAAGCGGATGAAGATGTTGTGCGAATGCTTGAGAAAATATGTGTCAGCAGACATTGTTACTTAAAGGGTGAAGAACTGGATTTGCAGAGGGCAGCGGCAATTGTTGTCGATGATTTCAGAAGCGGAAGACTTGGAAAAATTACATTAGAATTTCCGGAATAA
- the lepB gene encoding signal peptidase I → MKKVLREILSTSLYLLVVLCLTYVVIHFVGQRTQVVGSSMEYTLSDMDNLIVDKITYRFNDPKRFDIVVFPFQYAKDTFYIKRIIGMPGETIYIDDNGVIYINGEVFDETYGNEVIQDAGRAYEPITLGDNEYFVMGDNRNNSSDSRDPAVGNVSRDKIIGRAWIRIWPLNQIGILKHQ, encoded by the coding sequence ATGAAAAAAGTATTAAGAGAGATATTGAGCACCAGTCTATATTTACTCGTTGTTCTTTGTTTGACATATGTGGTCATTCATTTTGTGGGACAGAGAACGCAGGTAGTAGGAAGTTCTATGGAGTATACGTTAAGCGATATGGACAATTTGATTGTAGATAAGATCACTTACCGGTTTAACGACCCGAAGAGATTTGATATCGTCGTATTTCCTTTCCAATATGCGAAGGATACTTTCTATATTAAAAGAATTATAGGAATGCCGGGAGAGACAATATATATCGATGATAACGGTGTGATCTATATTAATGGGGAAGTATTTGATGAAACCTATGGAAACGAAGTGATTCAAGATGCAGGACGAGCCTATGAACCGATTACTCTCGGCGACAATGAATATTTCGTTATGGGAGATAACCGCAATAACAGCTCCGATAGCAGAGATCCTGCGGTAGGTAATGTTTCCAGAGATAAGATTATCGGAAGGGCGTGGATACGTATCTGGCCTTTGAATCAAATTGGCATTTTAAAGCACCAATAA
- a CDS encoding ribonuclease HII yields the protein MKEIRKVEQKNSEIKIIFQAADIYELPELIERYAKDERKSVQALIISAKKKLEALEKERIRTEQMKQYEKQYSEFTYICGIDEAGRGPLAGPVVAGAVILPKDCAILYLNDSKQLSEKKREELYDIIMKEAVATGIGYASPERIDEINILQATYEAMRQAVSQLGVAPDLLLNDAVTIPLLDMKQVPIVKGDAKSISIAAASIIAKVTRDRLMVQYDSVFPEYGFASNKGYGAKIHMEALETYGPCPIHRRSFIKNIVTV from the coding sequence ATGAAGGAAATAAGAAAAGTGGAACAAAAAAATAGTGAAATAAAAATAATTTTTCAGGCAGCCGATATTTATGAGCTGCCTGAATTAATAGAAAGATACGCTAAGGATGAGAGAAAATCCGTACAGGCCCTTATAATTTCAGCGAAAAAGAAGCTGGAGGCTTTGGAGAAGGAGCGGATACGGACGGAGCAAATGAAACAATATGAAAAGCAATATAGCGAGTTTACATATATTTGCGGCATCGATGAGGCAGGAAGAGGGCCGTTGGCAGGTCCGGTAGTAGCCGGAGCAGTAATCTTACCAAAAGATTGTGCTATTTTATACCTTAATGATTCGAAGCAATTGTCCGAAAAAAAGAGAGAAGAGTTATATGATATTATTATGAAGGAAGCAGTGGCTACAGGAATCGGATACGCTTCTCCCGAGAGAATTGATGAAATCAATATTCTGCAGGCCACTTATGAAGCGATGCGTCAGGCTGTATCCCAACTTGGTGTCGCTCCAGATCTCTTATTGAACGATGCGGTAACTATTCCTCTTTTGGATATGAAGCAAGTACCTATTGTGAAGGGAGATGCGAAGAGCATTTCCATTGCAGCAGCAAGCATCATTGCCAAGGTGACGAGAGATAGGCTGATGGTGCAATACGATAGTGTATTTCCGGAATATGGATTTGCTTCTAATAAAGGCTATGGAGCCAAGATACATATGGAAGCTTTGGAAACTTATGGACCTTGTCCGATTCATAGACGTTCTTTCATAAAAAATATCGTAACTGTTTAG
- the fliK gene encoding flagellar hook-length control protein FliK gives MALNLSGFFRYGNKNTDNRRTETVRSVPVSSSDKMHVKQATKSVTPGQVLQGEIVEKSGNEVKLRLDKDVVITARLDRDINLTVGQSVTFEVQSGQSGSQIALRPLYENLAHNANVLKALEAARLPVTDEWMRMVSTMMEQGMSIDKNTLLDMGKLVMANGNVNPETIVALRSLNIPITPESIEQFENYSNYRHQLLTNVTDFLSQLPSAFESLVKDGQMDAAIRLYQQVLEMFTQTSLPEGTGNGGNTSSLATPELLSQGVSEAGSPASLNSQGSGNEAGMNTLQQVQSNMADSVINLVGAGDDAILTTQGGDGSKGNTPNVPVNTLSVIAEENDGQLLRLLGVNDRNALLSLLEGIGFSKEQLMGVLDGSISAKQLLQDISQLLASNGDMISKENLAALFGSKGYQLLLKHEVMDEWLMKPSDVGNKGRVEDFYGRLREQSARLTEVLGQMAKDIPLSKSLTVIQNNIDFMHQLNQAFNYIQLPLKLSGGEAHGDLYVYTNRRSTANEDGSVSALLHLDMQSLGPIDVYVSMRENNVSTKFYLKDEHTIDFVADHIHILNERLTKKGYSMKAEMVMSEKEGGENVIETITASEGKENILAQYSFDVRA, from the coding sequence ATGGCGTTGAATCTATCCGGTTTTTTTCGATATGGAAATAAGAATACAGACAATCGCCGTACGGAGACAGTAAGATCCGTACCTGTGTCTTCTTCCGATAAAATGCATGTCAAACAGGCGACGAAAAGTGTAACGCCCGGGCAGGTATTACAAGGGGAAATCGTGGAAAAAAGTGGCAATGAAGTGAAGCTTCGCTTGGATAAGGACGTGGTGATTACGGCAAGGCTGGACCGGGATATTAATCTTACCGTAGGGCAGAGTGTGACTTTTGAAGTGCAAAGCGGACAGTCCGGCTCACAAATTGCGCTTCGTCCCCTATATGAGAATCTGGCTCATAATGCCAATGTGCTGAAGGCATTGGAGGCAGCAAGGCTTCCTGTGACGGATGAATGGATGCGTATGGTTTCCACCATGATGGAACAAGGAATGTCTATCGATAAAAATACATTGCTCGATATGGGGAAGTTAGTGATGGCCAATGGGAATGTGAATCCGGAAACGATTGTAGCCCTTCGCAGCTTAAATATCCCTATTACACCAGAGAGTATCGAACAATTCGAAAATTATAGCAATTACAGACATCAGCTTTTGACCAATGTGACGGATTTTCTGTCACAGCTTCCTTCGGCATTCGAATCTTTGGTAAAAGATGGACAGATGGATGCCGCCATACGTCTTTATCAGCAAGTGCTGGAGATGTTTACACAGACTTCTTTGCCGGAAGGAACCGGAAATGGAGGGAATACTTCTTCCCTTGCAACGCCCGAATTGCTTTCGCAAGGAGTGTCGGAGGCTGGGAGTCCGGCATCTTTGAATTCACAAGGCAGCGGAAACGAGGCTGGTATGAATACTTTGCAGCAGGTGCAGAGTAATATGGCGGATTCTGTTATAAATCTTGTCGGTGCCGGAGACGACGCTATCCTTACGACGCAGGGCGGTGACGGCAGCAAAGGGAATACACCTAATGTGCCGGTAAATACCCTTTCTGTCATAGCAGAAGAAAACGATGGGCAGCTTTTGCGTTTACTCGGAGTAAACGATAGAAATGCTTTGCTTTCGTTATTGGAAGGAATCGGTTTTTCCAAAGAACAGCTTATGGGAGTATTGGATGGGAGCATATCGGCAAAACAGCTCTTACAGGATATTTCACAATTGTTGGCTTCGAATGGCGATATGATAAGTAAGGAGAATCTGGCGGCTCTTTTTGGAAGCAAGGGGTATCAACTGCTTTTGAAACATGAAGTGATGGATGAGTGGCTGATGAAGCCTTCCGATGTAGGCAATAAGGGGCGGGTTGAAGATTTCTATGGACGTTTAAGGGAGCAGTCGGCCAGATTGACGGAGGTACTTGGACAGATGGCCAAGGATATTCCTCTTTCCAAAAGCCTTACTGTGATTCAGAATAATATTGATTTTATGCACCAGCTCAATCAAGCCTTTAATTATATTCAGCTTCCCTTAAAGTTAAGCGGAGGGGAAGCACATGGGGATTTGTACGTCTACACGAACCGCAGGAGCACTGCAAACGAGGATGGGAGTGTCAGTGCATTGCTTCATCTTGATATGCAGAGTTTGGGCCCTATTGATGTCTACGTATCCATGCGGGAAAATAACGTTAGTACGAAATTTTATCTTAAAGATGAACACACAATAGACTTTGTTGCAGACCATATCCATATCCTGAATGAAAGGCTTACGAAAAAGGGCTATTCCATGAAAGCGGAAATGGTAATGAGCGAAAAGGAAGGCGGAGAAAACGTTATTGAGACGATAACCGCATCCGAAGGGAAAGAAAATATTCTGGCACAGTATTCCTTTGATGTAAGGGCATAA
- a CDS encoding EscU/YscU/HrcU family type III secretion system export apparatus switch protein has product MSPYEKSKKKTIVSEEKPKHAIALAYDPEEEAPRIIASGKGELGERIIERAKEADIPIHKDNKLADTLSRLEIGDMIPPQLYEVVAEILVFVDAMDKIKAKMDKEKH; this is encoded by the coding sequence ATGAGTCCATATGAAAAAAGTAAAAAAAAGACTATAGTTAGTGAGGAAAAACCCAAACATGCCATTGCTCTTGCCTATGATCCGGAGGAGGAAGCGCCCAGAATTATAGCCAGCGGTAAAGGAGAGTTAGGGGAACGGATTATTGAACGTGCCAAAGAAGCGGATATTCCGATACACAAGGATAATAAATTAGCGGATACTTTGTCGCGTCTGGAAATAGGAGACATGATACCGCCCCAATTGTATGAGGTGGTGGCAGAGATTCTCGTATTTGTGGATGCCATGGATAAGATTAAGGCGAAGATGGATAAAGAGAAGCATTAA
- a CDS encoding YraN family protein: MNKRIVGSHYEELACRYLEERGFRIAARNFRSRSGEIDIIGYHDNFLVFVEVKYRTTKRSGNPEEAVGPAKQKRICRTADYYRFLHRYPENKPVRYDVIGMEGVEEDIQVRWYKNAFAHVSGKYF; the protein is encoded by the coding sequence GTGAATAAAAGGATTGTAGGAAGTCACTACGAAGAGTTGGCTTGTCGTTACTTAGAAGAGCGGGGATTTCGTATAGCTGCAAGAAATTTCAGGAGTAGGAGTGGAGAAATCGATATTATAGGATATCATGATAATTTTCTTGTATTTGTTGAGGTGAAGTATCGGACAACAAAGAGGTCAGGGAATCCGGAGGAAGCGGTCGGACCTGCCAAGCAGAAGCGAATTTGCCGTACTGCGGATTATTATCGATTTCTTCATAGATATCCGGAGAATAAGCCGGTACGATATGATGTAATTGGAATGGAAGGTGTGGAAGAGGATATTCAGGTTAGGTGGTACAAAAATGCTTTTGCACATGTGAGCGGAAAATATTTTTAA
- the pgeF gene encoding peptidoglycan editing factor PgeF, which yields MRIKRARPGEVLRRNCSQNIEYLTFPILEETEIVDHLFSTRIGGASEGIFQSMNLSYTRGDKKEAVDENFRRIAGVLGREVEDFVCSDQTHTTNIRKVTEKDRGKGVLSEKDYAEIDGLITDEPGLVLSTFYADCVPLYFVDPVHRAIGLSHSGWRGTVSRMGVCTLSAMKEEYGTKAEDVIVAIGPSICGECYEVSEDVVLEFQREFKDVNLEFLYEKGEGKYLLDLWKANYRILIEGGVLPEHISVTDICTCCNPDYLFSHRASLGKRGNLGAFMSLRNA from the coding sequence ATGAGAATAAAAAGAGCAAGACCGGGAGAAGTGTTACGAAGGAATTGCTCTCAGAATATAGAATACCTGACGTTTCCCATACTGGAGGAAACTGAGATTGTGGATCATCTTTTTTCCACCCGTATCGGTGGAGCGAGCGAAGGAATCTTTCAGTCTATGAATCTAAGTTATACCCGGGGGGATAAGAAAGAAGCGGTGGATGAGAACTTCAGAAGGATTGCGGGGGTGCTCGGAAGGGAAGTGGAGGATTTTGTCTGTTCCGACCAAACCCACACGACCAATATCAGAAAGGTAACAGAGAAGGATAGAGGGAAGGGCGTTCTTAGTGAGAAAGATTATGCAGAGATAGATGGGTTGATCACAGATGAACCAGGTCTGGTACTATCCACCTTTTATGCGGACTGCGTCCCTTTGTATTTTGTAGATCCTGTTCACCGGGCAATCGGGCTTTCGCACTCCGGCTGGCGAGGAACTGTAAGCCGTATGGGTGTCTGTACGTTGAGTGCTATGAAAGAAGAGTACGGAACGAAAGCGGAGGATGTGATAGTTGCTATCGGCCCTTCTATTTGCGGTGAATGTTATGAAGTGAGCGAAGATGTGGTATTAGAATTCCAGCGCGAATTCAAAGATGTTAACTTGGAATTCCTGTATGAAAAGGGAGAAGGAAAGTATTTGTTAGATTTGTGGAAGGCTAATTATCGAATATTGATAGAAGGCGGCGTTCTTCCTGAACATATAAGCGTTACCGATATATGTACTTGCTGCAATCCGGATTACTTATTTTCCCACCGCGCAAGCCTTGGAAAACGCGGCAATCTGGGAGCCTTTATGAGCTTGCGTAATGCTTAA
- a CDS encoding response regulator transcription factor gives MANILVCDDDKEIVDAIEIYLLQEGYQVLKAYDGEQAIHMLREHNVHLLIIDIMMPKLDGIHATLKIREYNSLPIIILSAKSEDADKILGLNIGADDYVTKPFNPLELVARVKSNLRRYTTLGNLNKENNELFRAGGLCINDDTKEVTVDGEIVKLTPIEYNILLLLVKNQGRVFSIDQIYESIWNEEAIGADNTVAVHIRHIREKIEINPKEPRYLKVVWGVGYKVEKQSDGL, from the coding sequence ATGGCGAATATACTCGTATGTGACGATGACAAAGAAATTGTGGATGCAATTGAAATATACCTGCTTCAGGAAGGTTATCAGGTATTGAAGGCCTATGATGGAGAGCAGGCAATCCATATGTTGAGAGAGCATAACGTTCATTTGCTCATTATTGATATTATGATGCCGAAGCTGGATGGTATTCATGCGACTTTGAAGATAAGGGAATATAACAGCCTTCCCATCATTATTTTATCTGCAAAATCAGAGGATGCAGACAAGATCCTTGGGCTCAATATCGGTGCGGATGACTATGTTACAAAGCCTTTTAACCCGTTGGAACTTGTGGCAAGAGTGAAGTCTAACCTGCGCCGCTATACTACACTCGGTAATTTAAATAAAGAAAATAATGAGCTGTTTCGTGCAGGTGGCCTATGTATTAACGACGATACGAAAGAAGTGACGGTGGATGGGGAAATCGTGAAACTGACCCCCATAGAATACAATATTTTGCTGCTTCTTGTAAAAAATCAGGGCAGGGTATTTTCGATCGACCAGATTTATGAAAGTATATGGAATGAAGAGGCGATAGGTGCGGATAACACAGTGGCTGTCCATATCAGACATATCCGGGAAAAAATAGAAATCAATCCGAAGGAACCCCGCTATCTGAAAGTAGTATGGGGCGTCGGATATAAAGTCGAGAAGCAGTCAGATGGATTATGA